Proteins encoded in a region of the Pigmentiphaga litoralis genome:
- a CDS encoding SMI1/KNR4 family protein: MRLDDLTPRGARRPDDTARLIDAWQRIEQWYDATDPPLDPGFRPPVSVAGLSMLVQQLGGLVPESVETLLRRHDGGADGRYPLPMRATEPTCWRMLSAAEIGAEVQRLSEVARSLLSVVPVRAEGPVAAVWWDYAWIPLCECGTGDLVCIDQAPPPGGTVGQLLLYAHDAPERRTLYPGLADWIAEAAGDLMAGRYRHERGVGLWPAGGLS, from the coding sequence ATGCGCCTTGACGACCTGACCCCTCGCGGCGCGCGCCGCCCCGACGACACCGCCCGCCTTATCGACGCGTGGCAGCGCATCGAACAGTGGTACGACGCGACCGATCCGCCGCTTGATCCCGGGTTCCGGCCGCCGGTGTCGGTGGCAGGGCTGTCGATGCTGGTGCAGCAACTGGGTGGCCTGGTGCCGGAGTCGGTCGAGACGCTGTTGCGGCGGCATGACGGCGGGGCGGACGGACGCTATCCGTTGCCCATGCGTGCAACGGAACCGACCTGCTGGCGCATGCTGTCGGCGGCCGAGATTGGCGCCGAGGTGCAGCGCCTGTCCGAGGTCGCGCGGTCCTTGCTGTCGGTGGTGCCGGTGCGCGCCGAGGGCCCCGTGGCCGCGGTCTGGTGGGACTACGCGTGGATCCCGCTGTGCGAGTGCGGCACGGGCGATCTGGTCTGCATCGATCAGGCGCCGCCCCCGGGCGGCACGGTGGGACAGCTGCTGTTGTACGCGCACGATGCGCCCGAGCGGCGCACCTTGTACCCCGGCCTGGCCGACTGGATCGCGGAAGCCGCGGGCGACCTGATGGCCGGCCGGTACCGCCACGAACGGGGCGTCGGGCTGTGGCCGGCGGGGGGCCTGTCATGA
- a CDS encoding LysM domain-containing protein: MDPVQAFLQANALTPAPHAPGSRYYGVPTAQMTTPDGMTVVYLRRRFLPPSAAFSVLKTVAVASDDRLDTVAAQHLGDPLQWWRIADGNGAMLPEAVIADALEQPGAGVAITLPEGVAGVSDGE; the protein is encoded by the coding sequence ATGGATCCGGTTCAGGCATTCCTGCAGGCCAACGCGTTGACGCCGGCGCCGCATGCGCCCGGCAGCCGCTACTACGGCGTGCCCACGGCGCAAATGACCACGCCCGACGGCATGACCGTGGTCTATCTGCGGCGGCGTTTTCTGCCTCCGTCAGCGGCCTTCAGCGTGCTGAAGACCGTGGCGGTCGCGTCCGACGACAGGCTCGATACCGTCGCCGCGCAGCACCTGGGCGATCCCTTGCAATGGTGGCGGATCGCCGATGGCAATGGCGCGATGCTGCCCGAAGCCGTGATTGCCGATGCCCTGGAACAACCCGGTGCGGGTGTGGCCATCACGCTGCCTGAAGGCGTGGCCGGAGTCAGCGATGGGGAATGA
- a CDS encoding phage baseplate assembly protein V produces MSEKYLGKYRGMVLNNIDPMRLNRLQVQVPDVSGLMPVTWAMPCVPVAGLQNGIVALPIIGSGVWVEFEQGDPDYPIWVGCFWGSAVEVPLLANATPPGVQSITMQTALQNGLTISDVPGPTGGIMLKSTTGATLIVNDTGIYIQNGKGASIVMTGPTVTVNAGALVVV; encoded by the coding sequence ATGAGCGAGAAGTACCTTGGGAAGTATCGCGGGATGGTGCTGAACAACATCGATCCGATGCGGCTGAACCGTCTGCAGGTGCAGGTGCCGGACGTGAGCGGGTTGATGCCGGTGACGTGGGCGATGCCCTGCGTGCCGGTGGCCGGACTGCAGAACGGCATTGTCGCGCTGCCCATCATCGGGTCGGGCGTGTGGGTCGAATTCGAACAGGGCGACCCCGACTATCCGATCTGGGTCGGCTGCTTCTGGGGCAGCGCGGTCGAAGTGCCCCTGCTGGCCAACGCCACGCCGCCGGGGGTGCAAAGCATCACGATGCAGACGGCCTTGCAGAACGGGCTGACGATCAGCGACGTGCCGGGACCGACGGGCGGCATCATGCTCAAGAGCACGACGGGCGCGACGCTGATCGTGAACGACACGGGCATCTATATCCAGAACGGCAAGGGCGCATCGATCGTGATGACCGGTCCCACCGTGACCGTCAACGCCGGCGCGCTGGTCGTCGTGTAG
- a CDS encoding GPW/gp25 family protein, which produces MDIAFPYRVDGTGRTAAAESDDAHIRELIEQVLFTVPGERVMRPDFGCGLLQLVFAPNSEALAATLQALVQGALQQTLGTRIRVDDVTAHSVDATLTVAVRYTVLRTQSTRTASFVREVPA; this is translated from the coding sequence ATGGACATCGCCTTTCCGTATCGGGTCGATGGCACCGGCCGCACGGCGGCGGCGGAGTCCGATGACGCGCACATTCGTGAGCTGATCGAACAGGTGCTGTTCACGGTGCCGGGCGAACGGGTGATGCGGCCCGACTTCGGCTGCGGGCTGCTGCAACTGGTGTTCGCGCCGAACAGCGAGGCGCTGGCCGCCACCCTGCAGGCCCTGGTGCAGGGCGCGCTGCAACAGACCTTGGGCACGCGCATACGGGTGGACGATGTGACGGCCCACAGCGTGGACGCGACCTTGACGGTGGCGGTGCGATATACGGTGCTGCGCACGCAATCGACGCGCACCGCCAGCTTCGTGCGCGAGGTGCCGGCATGA